The proteins below come from a single Chrysoperla carnea chromosome 1, inChrCarn1.1, whole genome shotgun sequence genomic window:
- the LOC123297274 gene encoding 4-hydroxybutyrate coenzyme A transferase, whose translation MASAKIKGLAKYNSVLSQFAAINSSKKFRNFYTYTPEPAQPLPRKPTVCSAEDALKCIQSNNVVFAQGAAATPVHLLDAMAKYGAQAKLSNVTVCHMHTEGEAKYTQKEYEGIFRNCSFFMGGNVRKAIAEGRGDAIPIFLHEIPKLFSRGIVKPDVALIHVTPPDAHGYCSLGTSVDCVREALTHSKIIIAQVNPNMPRTFGDSLIHESHIDFAVNINTPLPSHGGKPPSDVETKIGQNIAENLVDDGATLQMGIGSIPDAVLSALGNHKDLGIHSEMFADGVVDLVEKGCITNNKKTLHKGRIVGSFLIGTQKLYDFVDNNPFIEMLRIDYVNNTQVVSKLPKMTAINSCIEVDLTGQVCSDSIGTRMYSGFGGQVDFIRGAAEGFDGLGKPIIALPSATKRNESKIVPILKPGAGVVTSRAHVHYVVTEYGIASLFGKTLRQRAYELIQIAHPDHRESLEKSAFDRLKVMPAKHR comes from the exons atggCATCAGCAAAAATAAAGGGTTTAGCTAAATACAATAGTGTGTTGAGCCAATTTGCGGCAATAAATTCATCGAAAAAGTTtcgtaatttttatacatacacaCCGGAACCAGCACAACCTTTGCCTAGGAAACCGACAGTTTGTTCAGCCGAGGATGCATTAAAATGTATTCAATCGA ACAATGTCGTATTTGCTCAAGGAGCTGCTGCCACTCCAGTACATTTACTCGATGCCATGGCTAAGTATGGAGCCCAAGCCAAACTAAGTAATGTCACTGTTTGCCATATGCACACCGAAGGTGAAGCGAAATACACCCAAAAAGAATATGAAGGAATATTcag aaattgttcatttttcatGGGTGGTAATGTTCGTAAGGCTATTGCAGAAGGTCGAGGAGATGCTATTCCAATTTTCTTACAtgaaataccaaaattattcTCTCGAGGCATTGTTAAACCCGATGTTGCATTAATTCACGTAACTCCTCCAGATGCGCATGGCTATTGCAGTTTGGGTACAAGTGTCGATTGTGTCCGAGAAGCTTTAACACACTCGAAAATTATAATTg CTCAGGTAAATCCTAACATGCCACGAACTTTCGGAGATTCTTTAATCCACGAAAGTCACATCGATTTTGCCGTTAATATTAATACACCCTTGCCATCTCACGGTGGAAAACCACCATCAGATGTAGAAACAAAAATTGGTCAGAATATTGCTGAAAATCTAGTCGATGACGGAGCCACCTTACAAATGG gaATTGGAAGCATTCCTGATGCCGTGTTAAGTGCTCTTGGAAATCATAAAGATCTTGGTATTCATTCTGAAATGTTTGCTGATGGAGTTGTTGATCTAGTCGAAAAAGGATGTATCACAAATAATAAGAAAACTTTGCATAAAGGACGTATTGTTGGATCATTTTTAATTGGAACACAAAAATTGTACGATTTCGTGGATAACAATCCATTTATAg AAATGTTACGAATCGATTACGTAAACAATACTCAAGTTGTATCCAAATTACCAAAAATGACAGCAATCAATTCCTGTATCGAAGTCGATTTAACCGGACAAGTTTGTTCCGATTCAATTGGTACACGCATGTATTCTGGTTTTGGTGGACAAGTTGATTTTATTCGTGGTGCCGCCGAAGGTTTTGATGGTTTAGGCAAACCAATCATTGCATTACCAAGTGCAACAAAACGAAATGAATCGAAAATTGTACCAATCCTTAAACCGGGCGCTGGTGTTGTTACATCCCGTGCTCATGTCCATTACGTTGTTACCGAATATGGTATTGCTTCGTTGTTCGGTAAAACATTACGTCAACGTGCTTATGAACTTATACAAATCGCTCATCCCGATCATCGTGAAAGCTTAGAGAAATCAGCATTTGACCGTTTGAAAGTAATGCCAGCTAAACACCGATAA
- the LOC123290838 gene encoding V-type proton ATPase subunit B, producing the protein MSTVAAFKEHALAVNRDFISHPRLTYRTVCGVNGPLVILDEVKFPKFAEIVQLRLNDGTFRSGQVLEVSGSKAIVQVFEGTSGIDARNTLCEFTGDILRTPVSEDMLGRVFNGSGKPIDKGPPILAESFLDIQGQPINPYSRIYPEEMIQTGISAIDVMNSIARGQKIPIFSAAGLPHNEIAAQICRQAGLVKAPGKSSVNDDHEDNFAIVFAAMGVNLETARYFKQDFEENGSMENVCLFLNLANDPTIERIITPRLALTAAEFFAYQCEKHVLVILTDMSSYAEALREVSAAREEVPGRRGFPGYMYTDLATIYERAGRVEGRNGSITQIPILTMPNDDITHPIPDLTGYITEGQIYVDRQLHNRQIYPPINVLPSLSRLMKSAIGEGMTRKDHSDVSNQLYACYAIGKDVQAMKAVVGEEALTPDDLLYLEFLTKFEKNFISQGNYENRTVFESLDIGWQLLRIFPKEMLKRIPANILAEFYPRDSRH; encoded by the exons atgtctACGGTAGCTGCATTTAAAGAACATGCCTTGGCAGTGAACAGAGATTTTATATCGCATCCACGGCTTA cataCCGAACAGTATGTGGTGTAAACGGACCATTGGTCATTTTGGATGAagtgaaatttccaaaatttgctGAAATTGTACAATTACGATTGAATGATGGAACATTCCGTTCAGGGCAAGTTTTGGAAGTCAGTGGCTCAAAAGCTATTGTACAAGTGTTCGAAGGAACATCAGGAATTGATGCACGAAACACTCTTTGCGAATTTACCGGAGACATTTTACGAACACCTGTATCAGAGGATATGTTAGGTCGTGTATTTAACGGATCAGGAAAACCAATCGACAAAGGTCCACCAATTTTGGCTGAAAGTTTTTTGGATATTCAAGGTCAACCAATTAATCCCTACTCTCGTATTTATCCAGAAGAAATGATTCAAACTGGTATCAGTGCAATTGATGTAATGAACTCAATTGCTCGTGgacaaaaaattccaattttctcGGCTGCTGGTTTACCACATAATGAAATTGCCGCCCAAATTTGTCGTCAAGCTGGTTTAGTCAAAGCACCAGGAAAATCATCAGTTAACGATGACCATGAAGATAATTTCGCTATCGTATTCGCAGCTATGGGTGTTAACTTGGAAACAGCCCGTTATTTCAAACAAGATTTCGAAGAAAATGGTTCCATGGAAAATGTATGCTTGTTCTTGAACTTGGCCAACGATCCAACAATTGAACGTATTATTACACCACGTTTAGCGTTAACTGCAGCCGAATTTTTCGCTTATCAATGTGAAAAACACGTGTTGGTTATCTTAACAGATATGTCTTCGTACGCTGAAGCTTTGCGAGAAGTATCAGCTGCTCGTGAAGAAGTACCCGGTCGTCGTGGTTTCCCTGGTTACATGTACACCGATTTAGCTACAATTTATGAACGCGCTGGTCGTGTTGAAGGTCGAAATGGTTCCATCACACAAATTCCAATTTTAACTATGCCCAACGATGATATTACCCATCCAATTCCTGATTTAACTGGTTATATTACCGAAGGACAAATTTATGTTGATCGTCAATTACATAACAGACAGATTTATCCACCAATTAATGTACTTCCATCTTTGTCACGTTTGATGAAATCCGCTATTGGTGAAGGCATGACCCGTAAAGATCATTCAGATGTTTCAAATCAATTG TACGCCTGTTATGCTATTGGTAAAGATGTACAAGCCATGAAAGCTGTCGTCGGTGAAGAAGCTTTAACACCCGACGATTTACTATACTTGGAATTCTTAAcaaaattcgagaaaaatttcatttcacaaGGAAACTACGAAAATCGTACCGTATTCGAATCATTGGACATTGGATGGCAATTATTACGTATTTTCCCCAAAGAAATGTTAAAACGTATTCCCGCAAATATACTTGCAGAATTTTATCCAAGAGATTCACGTCATTAA